One Coprobacter fastidiosus genomic window, TTTGAATATATTTTTTTTCATAATTTAATTTTATCTAGGAATTTCATCCGGATATGCTTCTCTTACTTTAGGTTGATTTTGGAAAACTTCACCTATTTTTGGATTAACATTATATTGAGGTTCTTTTACATTTACACCTTCTGTGTAAAATATATAGTCGTAATTGTTTCTAACATATTTTTCATCTTTTTTGATAATTCATTAGATTTATAAGTCACAGTATCCGTCACCTTGCCATCGGATACAGTCTGTCTCAATCTGTTTTCTTTGTTCTTTTTCTATTCTGCTAAATGTTAGAGGTCAATCGATAGCAGTTTTTACTATATTTAATAATAATTCAAATTTCCCTCTCAGATAAGATGCACACCAAGTATTTTTGATGCCGTCCAATTCGACAGGAAATAAGTCTCTGTCCTTTGTTTCTGCTATGATTTTTTCTTTTTTTGATTTTGAGAAATATTTTAAATCCAGATTTTCAGCCCATAGTTTCAGTCCGTCTTCTAAATTCTCAACATCATATTGGCTCGTATATGTACCGCCTCTATATTCCGCTATAAACGTATATCTTTCCATATTTAATTCCCTTTTGCGTTTCTACTGTGATTCTCACCGGAGAAATCCTGCTTTTTTTCAGTAATCCATTTCCCTTTTTGCTGCATCTCTTTCCTTTTTCTGTTCAGGTGTTTTATTTGGCATATTCTTTAATTGATTAAATTGTTCTTTCGCTCATTCATATTTTTGACCGGCAGATATTTTTGCTTTTTGATTTGCATGAGGACTATTCTTATTTCCGGATGAAACATTTCTCTTGTCTTTTCCAGAACCTTCATCCACCCTGCCTTTCTGACTGTTCAGATTCTTGCCGGCACTAAACATCATCAACGTACCATGAGCCGTCATTAATGCACCTTCTGCCATAACCGGTGCTCCTACGACTGCGCCGAATCCCGTTGCAGATATACCCGTTCCGAATATTGTCCCGCCCATTCAGGTAAAAGCTTCTCCTCCTCCGATTATAACACTAAGCGCGTCTCCGATGTTCTGGCCTAAATTATAGTCGGAAGCATCTTTATAAGCTATTGTGCCCCTTCGATTGACCCCTCCTAATGTCGCATTGTCGCTAATGGAGACTCCGATACCTTTTAGAACGTCCCAAAAATCTCTTCCGTTCGGGTCAACCCGACTTACCGGATTCCCGGCATAATACGAATAATATATTCATCAGAAAAAACAGAATAACATCTTTCTTATTAGATTTGATCCAAATCCATCCCATAATTTATATCTAACATGAATATAAATTATTGTATTATTTACCATGGATAACTTTCAATATCTCACCATTATTTTTTCGGATTTCTATATGCGCAACACCTCCATAATAACCATCATCTAAATTCCCTTCTATAATCCAGATATCATTTTTTAAATTTATAAAAAAGGGTTTTTGTTCTTCTATATTCTCTGATCCATATATATTTTTTAGGACAAGCTCTGCCACTTGAATCGCCAATTCTGCAGTCGGAATCAAGCCATCTTCAGGCATAAACCCATGAACAGATGAATATTCGCTTAATGATAAAGAATCATTTGGGATGTAGTCTTGTTGAGTTTCAAGTTGTCCAGTAACTTTATTCTCTCTATTTTCTTCTGAAAAACACCCCCAAAAACAAAGACCGATTGAACATAAAATAATCCGAAATATAAATCTATTTTTTTTCATATGATATTTTTTTGTATATAAAGATTTTTCTTTTATTTTAGGGACATCTATCGGGTTAACTTGGTTTTTCCTTTCTGGATCTTTCGGATCACTAGGCAGATCTTCCGAGATGACATTTACTTTAGCGGTTCTTACGTTGTATTTTTTTAACGATCCATCGGGCGTCGTTAAAAATCCGTCTATTCCTGCATTATAATATACCCATTTATCTCCATTAGAAAAATTGTTATTATCATATCCTTCTTCAAATCTTCCATGTGAATGAATTTGCGCTTTTATTGTTTTTTTTGTCAGGAGGAAATCTAACTGGGTTATTAAAACAATACGCATACGGCGATATTCCGTAATAATTCTCACATAGTAGATCTAATGTCGTGAATCCGGGTATCTGAAAATCCTGAATTCTCGCCTTCGAGTCGTACCGGTTGAGACCGTGTTCCGTTATCAACTCCTTTCCTGTAAAACGGTAAGGTTGCCATTCGAAACACATGCTTCGGAATATCAGACCCGACGGGAAATATTCGAGGCTCTGCACCACTTCTCCCGTATTGCCCTCGCAAACCAAACGGATACTGAATTTATCGAACTACATATTGATCCTATTTGAGGGATTTTCTGTATATTATTCCTTTCCATATTATACCGTCTTTAGTCATTCGTGCATAATCGCCTCTTATGTAATAAGTTTCAAAAAAGGAGTTAGTTATGTCTGGTATTTCTATTTTAATGAAATTGATATTTTTTTGTATTTGATATTCTTGCATAGAATCAAGTCCCACTATACCATAAAATATCCCATCTGTTGTATGCGCTTTTATGAAATCAGGACTAATATAAAATGAAATAGATTTTGTATCTTTAGGGATATTTATTTCATTAACAGTCATCGAATAATTCAGGCTAAAAATTTTTGAAGTATTGGTAAATACTAATATTTTAAGTTTTCCTCTTTGATAAGGAATTAAGAATTTCACTTTGATACTGTCGTTTGGAATGGAAATGGATTCTTGTGTTTGAGTGATATTTAAGTTTTTAAGAGCTTCGATAATGGGATTTTTATTTGTATTTAATTCTAAAAAAGAATCCCCGATTTTATTGATAGTACCTTCTGCCATTATTTCTGAGTTCCATCCGTTTATAGCATTATTAGGCATAATTAATTTAAAATTTTTGTCTTTTATTTCTATATAAACTCCAGACTCTGCATAATAGCGACCAGATAAATTGTTTCGAGCCGAGACTTCCACAATGTAGAATGCGTAAACTATTAAAAATAAAATTATTTTTTTCATAAGATTTTGTTTATGGAATTCCAAATATTCTTTTTTGTTCTTTTTTAAATTCGGCTTTGTTTTGAGCAAAAGCAACAATATTTGTGAATCCACCTTGCCGGCACTGAACATCATCAACGTGCCGTGAGTCGCCATTGCAACACCTTCGGCTGTAGCAGGTGTGCCTACAACCGCTCCGACTCCGGTGGAGGAGATTGCAACACTTCTCCCGTATTGCCCCCGCAAACCAGATACTACATTTGTCCCTTCAAAGCTATGATATCGAAAGAAAAGACATCGTTTTTCTATGTTTTTTTTCTTCTGTTTCTATATTCCTCTCCGGTATATATTCTTATCCATTTATCAAGATCTGCAAATCTATATATTAGAAACATAAGAAGAAAAGCTGCTCCAAAGATAACCATTAGGAGAACTTGCCCTTGTATTCTTATTCCCTGCATGTTCGATTCTTTGATAACGCTGATATTTTTGAATGTGGTATTATATATAACAGTAAATTAGGATAGATCAGCAGATTTTGCAATATCCGGTGAAAAATATTGAAAACTATGGTATTTCTTTCCATTTGCTACATACTCATAAATTAATCTAGAAGGTTCGGGTACTGTATCCCTATTTATAACGAATTGTTCGGCAATCTTGTATTCGAACATATTCCCGAAGCACGAATTGGCAAAAAGAGAACATAAACGCTCCTCCCGTTAGTAAAAAGTTCAGATAAAAAATTATTTTTACAAATGTCTTCATAACCTTATTTTTTTGTTTTAAATTTATCTTCTGCTGTTTTTATCGATACTTCAGACGTCGTTGTAGCAGCGGTTTCTATTTTTACCATAGATTTCGTCGTATTGACACCGGCTGTCCCCATTCCTTTTGTAATGCTGTTTACAGCGGTACTTACGGTTTTGGAAGAGACGCCTTGAGTAGCCAATATAGAGGAAGTCGTAGAATTCCGATCCGTCCGGTAAATACGGGAAAATACCTTTTTTCTATTTCTCTTTTTCAAAAAGATCGAACAATACCTCATGTGTTTCCTGATCGAATAACACCCCACAATCAGTATTCAAGTACATACAGAAATCCTCCAGTAATTGCACCAGAAACTCAATATTTATTTTCCGATACTTGCCGAACCAAATAGTAATAAATCCCATATACTCGGGCAGTGGACGGGTTATTTGCTCTTTCGAGGTTATACAGGTAGAGGTAACAATGCCCATATATCGGGGAAAAATCTTTTTGGGATTCAGAATCTCCCCTCCTGATGTCAGGGCTCCCCAATATTTACACTCCAACACAGCCTTGTACTTATATTTTTTCTCTAGAATCAGCCTCGCGCCCGGATAGCTAAGCCATGCAACAGACAAAGTGTACCCTCTTTCATCAAATGGCTTTTTGGCCGGACAGACTATGTCACACTTATCGGGATGTAGAATCCCATCTTTATACTCAATAAAAAACTTTACTATCTTGGATGAGTTTTCATTGCGGGACTTTTCCCATATCGATTCTAAAAAAGTACTTATCTCGTCTTCCGTAAAATCCCAGTCTTGAATAAATTCTACAAATTTCGGGTCTGTCAAATTTTCCCGTACTTTAATAAATATACCGACATTTCTGACATAATTTCCCATAATTTATTTTCTTTCAAAAAGATCGAACAATACCTCATGCGTTTCCTGATCGAATATCACCCCGTAATCGGTATTCAGATACTCGCAAAAATCTTTCAACAGCCGTTTCAGAAATTCCATATCTATCTTTCGCTGCTTACTGAACCAAAAGGTTATAACTCCCATATACTCCGGTAGTACCCTCACCGGTTTTACGATTTTTCCATCAGACCATACAAGCCCCCAATATTCATTCTCAATATAGGCCTCGAATTTGTATTTTTGTTTTAAATATATTCCTCCTCCCGGAAAACTTAACCATGCCACTGGAATAGAAATATCGTTTTTGTCAAATGCAATTTTTATTGGCTCGGCTAGATTGTATTTGTCTGGAAGAATAGCTTCATTCTTGTATGTGACAAAAAACTCCACAATTCTTTTGGCTTGTTCATTGCAAATCGTTCCTTTAATAGAATCGAAAAAATTAGCAAATTCTAATCTCGTAAAATTCCACGTTTTCATAAACTCTACGAATCTCTGATCCGTAAGGTTTTCCCGTACTTTTATCTGCACACAGATGTTTTTGTAATCAAATTTACCCATAATATTTTATTTTTTTTGTGGTCCTAAATCTTTTCGCCTGATTATCTCTCTTTCCGGAATATTTCCGGACACATGTGTTTTCTCTCCCGTAATGATTTTAAACTCCTTTCCTGTATCTTTTGCTACTTGCCGTTCTCCCCTAATTTGTTTTGTATTATTTACTATTTTTACATCTTTTATCTCCATTATGTTTTTTGGGGTTACTATATTCAGGATTACTGTTATGTCTTCTCCCGTTTCCAAAGTTGTCATTTCCCGTTTGGTATTTTTTGTCGCTCTCATCTCCTGCAATACCCGCTTTTCACTTTGCCGCCCCCGTTCCATGGCTTTTAACGTTTCTGCTGTCTTATCTGCCGTTCGTCCGGTCTTGATCGCAACACCTGCCCCTCCTGGCACTCCCGGCAATATGACGGCACCCAAATCTACGAGCATTCCCAAACCATCGACTACCGAAGCCTTAACATTTCCCTGACGGACATTTTCCACAAAACTTTTAGCTCCGATCGTCAAACTGGCGACATCCCATAGAGACTCTATCCATCGACCTGTGGAATCGATATACCTCACCGGATTTCCGGCACAATACGCATACGGCGATATTCCGTAATAATTCTCACATAGCGGATCTAATGTCGTGAATCCGGGTATCTGAAAATCCTGAATTCTCGCCTTCGAGTCGTACCGGTTGAGACCGTGTTCCGTTATCAACTCCTTTCCCGTAAAACGGTAAGGTTGCCATTCGAAACACATGCTTCGGAATATCAGACCCGACGGGAAATATTCGAGGCTCTGCACCACTTCTCCCGTATTGCCCTCGCAAACCAAACGGATACTGAATTTATCGAACTACATATTGATCCTATTTGAGGGATTTTCTGTATATTATTCCTTTCCATATTATACCGTCTTTAGTCATTCGTGCATAATCGCCTCTTATGTAATAAGTTTCAAAAAAGGAGTTAGTTATGTCTGGTATTTCTATTTTAATGAAATTGATATTTTTTTGTATTTGATATTCTTGCATAGAATCAAGTCCCACTATACCATAAAATATCCCATCTGTTGTATGCGCTTTTATGAAATCAGGACTAATATAAAATGAAATAGATTTTGTATCTTTAGGGATATTTATTTCATTAACAGTCATCGAATAATTCAGGCTAAAAATTTTTGAAGTATTGGTAAATACTAATATTTTAAGTTTTCCTCTTTGATAAGGAATTAAGAATTTCACTTTGATACTGTCGTTTGGAATGGAAATGGATTCTTGTGTTTGAGTGATATTTAAGTTTTTAAGAGCTTCGATAATGGGATTTTTATTTGTATTTAATTCTAAAAAAGAATCCCCGATTTTATTGATAGTACCTTCTGCCATTATTTCTGAGTTCCATCCGTTTATAGCATTATTAGGCATAATTAATTTAAAATTTTTGTCTTTTATTTCTATATAAACTCCAGACTCTGCATAATAGCGACCAGATAAATTGTTTCGAGCCGAGACTTCCACAATGTAGAATGCGTAAACTATTAAAAATAAAATTATTCTTTTCATAAGATTTTGTTTATGGAATTCCAAATATTCTTTTTTGTTCTTTTTGAAATTGTATTAAGTCTTGAGAGTATTGGTATATTATAGGATAAACCAATGTCCCCCCATTTCGGATATTTCCAACAGAATGGAAATCGATACCTTGAAGGCCTTTACCTCCTGTGCTGCCGGGAAAAGATTTATCAAAGGAATATTGCATTTGATATGCTTCTATTTCCATTTTTCCGACTCCTCTTATTCCTATTCCTGCATTTAACAGTTCTCCATTTGATGAAAACCTCAGTCCCCCTGCATCCAATGATTGTCGTACATGGGTTATTTCATGTATGGATAGAGCATCAGAGGAAGTTTCAATGCATATTTTGTTGTCTCTACCTTGTCTGACAGTATGTAATCCGCCGGATATATAACTTAAAGAATAAATATTATTTTGATCGGCATCCAATCTGTCAATATCTCCTTTACTGACGTTAAGGTTAGATATTCGATCTTGTGCTTCAGAAATTTTTTTATTCAATTTTGTAATTTGTTTTTCTTTAAGTCCTCCTTTATTTAGTTTAGCTTGATTTTTATTTATGTCCATATTGAGAGACGTAATTTTATCATCAATATGTTTTTTTAACTTTTTTGCTTCTTCAGGATCATCCCACTTCATTCCGTTCGGATCAACCCGACTTACCGGATTCCCGGCACAATACGAATACGGTGATATTCCGTAGTAATTCTCACATAGCGGATCTAATGTCGTGAATCCGGGTATCTGAAAATCCTGAATTCTCGCCTTCGAGTCGTACCGGTTGAGACCGTGTTCCGTTATCAACTCCTTTCCTGTAAAACGGTAAGGTTGCCATTCGAAACACATGCTTCGGAATATCAGACCCGACGGGAAATATTCGAGGCTCTGCACCACTTCTCCCGTATTGCCCTCGCAAACCAAACGGATACTGCCCAAATGATCCCGAATATACGTATAAATTTTCGGATTCGTCATACTGCCGCCGTAATTTCTCGAGAGGGAGAAATATCCTCCGTCGAACAAAATATGGCTCAGCGAACCGTTTTTACACACCAAGTTCCCGGCCTTGGACTCCGAAACATCTTTGTGGGGATCTTTGCTGTCGGTTACTTCGTCTAACGGTACCGACAACGGAGTAAGATA contains:
- a CDS encoding NTF2 fold immunity protein; its protein translation is MRIITEYRRMRIVLITQLDFLLTKKTIKAQIHSHGRFEEGYDNNNFSNGDKWVYYNAGIDGFLTTPDGSLKKYNVRTAKVNVISEDLPSDPKDPERKNQVNPIDVPKIKEKSLYTKKYHMKKNRFIFRIILCSIGLCFWGCFSEENRENKVTGQLETQQDYIPNDSLSLSEYSSVHGFMPEDGLIPTAELAIQVAELVLKNIYGSENIEEQKPFFINLKNDIWIIEGNLDDGYYGGVAHIEIRKNNGEILKVIHGK
- a CDS encoding RHS repeat-associated core domain-containing protein — translated: MCFEWQPYRFTGKELITEHGLNRYDSKARIQDFQIPGFTTLDLLCENYYGISPYAYCFNNPVRFPPDKKNNKSANSFTWKI
- a CDS encoding RHS repeat-associated core domain-containing protein; this translates as MCFEWQPYRFTGKELITEHGLNRYDSKARIQDFQIPGFTTLDPLCENYYGISPYAYCAGNPVRYIDSTGRWIESLWDVASLTIGAKSFVENVRQGNVKASVVDGLGMLVDLGAVILPGVPGGAGVAIKTGRTADKTAETLKAMERGRQSEKRVLQEMRATKNTKREMTTLETGEDITVILNIVTPKNIMEIKDVKIVNNTKQIRGERQVAKDTGKEFKIITGEKTHVSGNIPEREIIRRKDLGPQKK